A genomic segment from Spinacia oleracea cultivar Varoflay chromosome 3, BTI_SOV_V1, whole genome shotgun sequence encodes:
- the LOC110786278 gene encoding uncharacterized aarF domain-containing protein kinase At5g05200, chloroplastic-like isoform X3 — protein sequence MADEREDADIVLCLKFYIHFDRQLCSFDFMDSNLCCDTKWMSGFDMAPPASAMLTSAAERIQNLPRLLEDIVQTSINTGPRGALRLAQGVQAVAGVGSEWLTDVSKWTNTSAGLPPELQLGLLSPLYPRKLVERLGATLHYHIQRLNFW from the exons ATGGCAGATGAGAGAGAGGACGCCGACATCGTACTGTGCTTGAAGTTCTACATTCATTTCGATCGTCAATTGTG TTCCTTTGATTTTATGGACTCTAACTTGTGTTGTGACACCAAATGGATGAGCGGTTTTGACATGGCACCTCCTGCTTCTGCAATGTTAACTTCAGCTGCAG AACGTATCCAAAACCTTCCTAGGCTGCTTGAGGACATAGTCCAGACATCCATAAATACTGGTCCTCGTGGAGCCTTAAGACTAGCTCAAGGAGTACAAGCAGTTGCTGGGGTTGGTAGTGAGTGGCTAACTGATGTATCAAAG TGGACAAATACATCAGCTGGTTTACCTCCAGAATTACAGTTGGGATTGCTTTCTCCCTTGTACCCAAGGAAATTGGTTGAACGCCTAGGGGCAACTCTGCATTACCACATTCAAAGGCTAAATTTTTG GTGA
- the LOC110786278 gene encoding uncharacterized aarF domain-containing protein kinase At5g05200, chloroplastic-like isoform X2 — translation MADEREDADIVLCLKFYIHFDRQLCVHDSSFDFMDSNLCCDTKWMSGFDMAPPASAMLTSAAERIQNLPRLLEDIVQTSINTGPRGALRLAQGVQAVAGVGSEWLTDVSKWTNTSAGLPPELQLGLLSPLYPRKLVERLGATLHYHIQRLNF, via the exons ATGGCAGATGAGAGAGAGGACGCCGACATCGTACTGTGCTTGAAGTTCTACATTCATTTCGATCGTCAATTGTG TGTTCATGACAGTTCCTTTGATTTTATGGACTCTAACTTGTGTTGTGACACCAAATGGATGAGCGGTTTTGACATGGCACCTCCTGCTTCTGCAATGTTAACTTCAGCTGCAG AACGTATCCAAAACCTTCCTAGGCTGCTTGAGGACATAGTCCAGACATCCATAAATACTGGTCCTCGTGGAGCCTTAAGACTAGCTCAAGGAGTACAAGCAGTTGCTGGGGTTGGTAGTGAGTGGCTAACTGATGTATCAAAG TGGACAAATACATCAGCTGGTTTACCTCCAGAATTACAGTTGGGATTGCTTTCTCCCTTGTACCCAAGGAAATTGGTTGAACGCCTAGGGGCAACTCTGCATTACCACATTCAAAGGCTAAATTTTTG A
- the LOC110786278 gene encoding uncharacterized aarF domain-containing protein kinase At5g05200, chloroplastic-like isoform X4: protein MDSNLCCDTKWMSGFDMAPPASAMLTSAAERIQNLPRLLEDIVQTSINTGPRGALRLAQGVQAVAGVGSEWLTDVSKWTNTSAGLPPELQLGLLSPLYPRKLVERLGATLHYHIQRLNFW from the exons ATGGACTCTAACTTGTGTTGTGACACCAAATGGATGAGCGGTTTTGACATGGCACCTCCTGCTTCTGCAATGTTAACTTCAGCTGCAG AACGTATCCAAAACCTTCCTAGGCTGCTTGAGGACATAGTCCAGACATCCATAAATACTGGTCCTCGTGGAGCCTTAAGACTAGCTCAAGGAGTACAAGCAGTTGCTGGGGTTGGTAGTGAGTGGCTAACTGATGTATCAAAG TGGACAAATACATCAGCTGGTTTACCTCCAGAATTACAGTTGGGATTGCTTTCTCCCTTGTACCCAAGGAAATTGGTTGAACGCCTAGGGGCAACTCTGCATTACCACATTCAAAGGCTAAATTTTTG GTGA
- the LOC110786278 gene encoding uncharacterized aarF domain-containing protein kinase At5g05200, chloroplastic-like isoform X1, which yields MADEREDADIVLCLKFYIHFDRQLCVHDSSFDFMDSNLCCDTKWMSGFDMAPPASAMLTSAAERIQNLPRLLEDIVQTSINTGPRGALRLAQGVQAVAGVGSEWLTDVSKWTNTSAGLPPELQLGLLSPLYPRKLVERLGATLHYHIQRLNFW from the exons ATGGCAGATGAGAGAGAGGACGCCGACATCGTACTGTGCTTGAAGTTCTACATTCATTTCGATCGTCAATTGTG TGTTCATGACAGTTCCTTTGATTTTATGGACTCTAACTTGTGTTGTGACACCAAATGGATGAGCGGTTTTGACATGGCACCTCCTGCTTCTGCAATGTTAACTTCAGCTGCAG AACGTATCCAAAACCTTCCTAGGCTGCTTGAGGACATAGTCCAGACATCCATAAATACTGGTCCTCGTGGAGCCTTAAGACTAGCTCAAGGAGTACAAGCAGTTGCTGGGGTTGGTAGTGAGTGGCTAACTGATGTATCAAAG TGGACAAATACATCAGCTGGTTTACCTCCAGAATTACAGTTGGGATTGCTTTCTCCCTTGTACCCAAGGAAATTGGTTGAACGCCTAGGGGCAACTCTGCATTACCACATTCAAAGGCTAAATTTTTG GTGA